One window of Chloroflexus aggregans DSM 9485 genomic DNA carries:
- a CDS encoding ATP-binding protein, translating into MQHGFDQTFWEPKNNKFWEPKNNEFITPRAIFGAEVDGLPDFWDEGLSLEEQNQLMQKVIERQKTFVHALSFLRGTAQFELRMVCDPHAPQRLRLFYLVSVENAGDPELVWRQFHNAFPYDLDFRLRMLTREEVQQICEQPFREPMSLTYYEWVQSPFLVTLGAEIANCWVAPELSTDGSHTLLRTLLQQACPIMIGFTVAPIEVDENVTNVLENWQKLLERVEINLSITVNGLRDDDPRKILVDILKDKLYPMNKPLLDYWLYLINEGSKTPKFQLEIVKNAAQRIIQSKDSLFRWRVHAAVPSDRTIDPVIDRAVTDRLRPRSAGIVSYQCYRCEVDIDKLPVNNVRFIRLDTPERSDDDPARLIIDDIGAAALLQLPILPPGGIPGVRSFPANPFTSWQLEEEDAAHNSIKYIKIGEYIDSRIGLLDKSRVASISLDDLTRHVLITGSTGSGKSTTSKRLITELHRHKVPYLVIEPVKSEYGDLAFADEIADPPYPDFFVPGRFDDPIWFNPFYIRKGVSLNTHLSYLTSCFEAAFPLSDVQSMLLKEVLYEAYREKFAEKSFFISDSVPIEQDLADEDVPSLDDLVKAKETIDKFGYKGELKSNLKAAIELRLQHLQKGIIGSILQPRNKGFPSFENRLKDILQKPTIIQLNQIGNKEEKALIMAFILMAMYEYYEQQTNSESLRHVTLIEEAHVLLENVTRESKEGSANTRGKAIELFADMLAEIRSRGEGLVIVEQLPSKLIPEAIKNTNLKIMHRLTAREDRDILGAAMNFNERQSRFATTLQRGQAIVFREGLSQPALIRVIPIKLQSDIRSEVDEVFLSMGRFEQKERGRVVSGFKFPPELFDCLQQVSDGKKNLEQLFDITGKYLSNKSNKKIKPDDRRAIKWFLYRLTRPYPKYFKLIFG; encoded by the coding sequence ATGCAACATGGGTTCGATCAGACTTTTTGGGAACCGAAAAATAACAAATTTTGGGAACCGAAAAATAACGAATTTATAACACCACGCGCGATTTTTGGAGCAGAGGTCGATGGGTTGCCTGATTTCTGGGATGAAGGATTGTCGTTAGAGGAGCAAAACCAGTTGATGCAGAAAGTGATTGAGCGACAGAAAACATTTGTGCATGCACTTAGTTTTTTGCGAGGTACCGCGCAATTCGAATTGCGTATGGTCTGCGACCCGCACGCACCGCAGCGTTTACGGCTATTTTACCTTGTAAGTGTTGAAAACGCTGGTGATCCGGAACTAGTCTGGCGACAATTTCATAACGCCTTTCCGTATGATCTCGACTTTCGCTTGCGTATGCTTACACGTGAAGAGGTGCAGCAGATTTGTGAACAGCCGTTTCGGGAGCCAATGAGTTTGACATACTATGAATGGGTTCAAAGCCCGTTTCTAGTTACGTTAGGCGCTGAAATTGCAAATTGCTGGGTGGCACCTGAATTGAGTACAGACGGCTCGCACACTTTACTACGAACACTTCTCCAACAGGCTTGTCCCATTATGATTGGATTTACTGTTGCCCCTATCGAAGTCGATGAGAATGTGACCAATGTTCTAGAAAACTGGCAGAAACTATTAGAAAGAGTTGAAATAAATCTCTCAATAACTGTGAACGGTTTACGGGATGATGACCCTCGAAAGATTTTGGTAGACATTCTCAAAGATAAGTTATATCCTATGAATAAGCCATTGCTAGATTATTGGCTTTATTTGATAAATGAGGGAAGTAAGACACCAAAATTTCAACTTGAAATAGTAAAGAATGCTGCGCAGCGTATAATTCAGTCGAAAGATTCTTTGTTCCGCTGGCGAGTGCATGCGGCTGTGCCGAGTGATCGGACTATTGATCCGGTCATTGATCGCGCTGTTACCGATAGGTTGCGTCCGCGCAGTGCTGGCATAGTTAGCTATCAATGTTACCGGTGCGAGGTAGATATTGATAAATTGCCGGTCAATAATGTGCGATTCATTCGTCTTGATACACCTGAACGATCTGATGATGACCCTGCGCGTCTGATTATTGATGATATTGGTGCCGCAGCATTGTTGCAATTGCCAATCTTGCCACCAGGTGGGATTCCCGGTGTTAGATCATTTCCGGCTAACCCTTTCACTTCGTGGCAGCTTGAAGAAGAAGATGCTGCTCATAATAGTATCAAGTATATCAAGATTGGAGAGTATATCGACAGTCGAATTGGTTTGTTGGACAAATCACGAGTTGCTTCTATCTCGCTCGATGATTTAACGAGGCATGTTTTGATAACCGGCTCGACCGGTAGTGGTAAATCAACTACAAGTAAACGGCTTATCACTGAGCTACACAGGCATAAAGTACCGTATTTGGTTATTGAACCGGTAAAATCTGAATATGGTGATTTGGCTTTTGCCGATGAAATAGCTGATCCTCCCTATCCTGACTTCTTTGTACCGGGGAGATTTGATGACCCAATCTGGTTTAATCCATTCTACATCCGAAAGGGGGTTAGCCTAAACACTCATCTTAGTTACCTTACCTCGTGTTTCGAAGCAGCTTTTCCTCTCAGTGATGTGCAAAGCATGCTGCTAAAAGAAGTTCTGTATGAAGCTTATCGAGAGAAGTTCGCAGAAAAGTCGTTCTTTATTAGTGACTCTGTACCAATAGAGCAGGATTTAGCTGATGAAGATGTGCCTTCGCTTGATGATCTTGTGAAAGCTAAAGAAACGATTGATAAATTTGGATATAAAGGTGAACTTAAAAGCAATTTAAAAGCAGCAATTGAGTTACGTTTGCAACATCTCCAAAAGGGGATTATAGGTAGTATTTTGCAGCCTCGGAATAAGGGATTTCCTTCTTTTGAGAATAGATTAAAGGATATTCTGCAAAAGCCAACAATCATTCAGCTCAATCAAATTGGCAACAAAGAAGAGAAAGCACTGATCATGGCTTTTATCTTAATGGCAATGTATGAATATTATGAACAGCAAACGAATAGTGAATCACTTCGCCACGTAACGTTAATCGAAGAAGCACACGTATTACTGGAAAATGTAACACGAGAGAGCAAGGAAGGTTCAGCTAATACGCGTGGTAAGGCCATTGAATTGTTTGCTGATATGTTGGCTGAAATTCGTTCACGTGGTGAAGGGTTAGTGATTGTTGAGCAGCTGCCATCAAAGCTTATCCCAGAAGCAATTAAAAATACGAATCTCAAAATCATGCACCGTCTTACTGCGCGTGAGGACCGTGACATTCTTGGAGCAGCCATGAATTTCAATGAGCGGCAAAGTCGATTTGCCACTACGCTACAGCGTGGTCAGGCCATCGTTTTTCGTGAGGGTCTAAGTCAACCAGCATTGATTCGGGTGATACCGATTAAGTTGCAGAGTGATATACGAAGTGAAGTGGATGAAGTTTTTTTGAGCATGGGAAGGTTTGAACAAAAAGAGAGAGGTAGAGTAGTGTCAGGGTTCAAGTTTCCACCAGAACTATTTGACTGTCTACAGCAAGTGTCAGATGGAAAGAAGAATTTAGAACAACTTTTTGATATAACTGGTAAATATCTTTCGAACAAATCCAATAAAAAAATAAAGCCTGATGATAGAAGAGCTATTAAATGGTTCCTTTACCGGTTGACTCGACCATATCCAAAATACTTTAAATTAATCTTTGGTTAG
- a CDS encoding tubulin-like doman-containing protein: protein MTTTLQPTQVYIPSALFIRPTLVIGLGGTGVDVIRQLKRRIRQSMQPMPGVLEFLVVDTEMPQNMPGEERILDREIAYIGDFNAGKVLDHLDQHPHIKDWWPNGQVVTGSIFRGARQRRLVGRLSLYARWGQFAHRLDTKLDKIRQIAENEQVEKQGIRTERTGQVRVYIVSSLCGGTGSGLLLDVAFRVRSKLGDDGEICGVFVMPSVFLQEIASYVQRLRIQGNAYAALKELNYYLSGQQQFEATFPDYAYQTPDGAKQVMYVRRPFDTVFLVDRDNGSEGLSSIDEVKQMIGQVIYLDTVTPIGREAASKRENLNDLASEQQNKFALAIAGVSTASLVLPVRPVQVHVEMMGMRILQEHILQEQNSTVKDSLKNIQESINKWLQEELTDENVEKLYKELQQKLKDLYTEKGLDHVASVISEIQLEPDDPDDFWLNRFKRKIFGKNHVSESPVDAVINHIRKNIASIKNVSDFVRKLRFYYEDWHAMMQQQLSNVVPSRPQSMSEPKSPQNNLSLFELVTELGYEREVPAPGNLPNAQWPIDRFVFSLASLSGDNRAKLINEVGLHAVFNLVYKFEKGEHKLFLDHPPNHDPVKAYLETVQGFVNPMLSESWTAIRYLRWFYNNIQYYSNTSTESRGSPIDPLRHLKLRSEKPFLRIDNARLGTEHASDIEVQRLIGYSPLLTSAERHDPDSVLSDFDSYYHVDTGTPNRIDVLVISFGYRIADLRDLPELKKAYEYFMKTQKETLHIHKNWSDGRLPDLV, encoded by the coding sequence ATGACTACAACATTGCAGCCGACTCAAGTTTATATTCCATCTGCCCTATTTATCAGACCTACTCTTGTCATCGGTCTCGGCGGCACTGGAGTCGATGTCATCCGGCAGCTCAAACGTCGCATCCGTCAGTCAATGCAACCGATGCCGGGTGTGTTAGAGTTCCTCGTCGTTGATACAGAGATGCCCCAGAATATGCCCGGTGAAGAACGAATTCTTGACCGTGAGATTGCCTATATTGGTGACTTCAATGCGGGGAAGGTACTGGATCATCTAGATCAGCATCCGCATATCAAGGATTGGTGGCCAAATGGTCAAGTAGTGACAGGATCAATCTTCCGTGGCGCACGTCAGCGTCGATTAGTCGGTCGCTTGTCGTTGTATGCTCGTTGGGGACAGTTTGCTCACCGTCTTGATACCAAGCTTGACAAGATTCGGCAAATTGCCGAGAATGAGCAGGTAGAGAAGCAAGGAATCCGCACCGAACGCACAGGTCAAGTGCGAGTGTATATTGTGTCATCGCTCTGCGGCGGTACCGGTTCGGGTTTGCTGCTCGATGTAGCGTTTCGGGTTCGCAGTAAGCTAGGTGACGATGGCGAAATTTGTGGTGTTTTTGTTATGCCATCGGTATTTTTACAAGAGATTGCCAGCTATGTTCAACGTTTACGCATTCAAGGCAATGCCTATGCAGCACTGAAAGAACTGAATTACTATCTGAGCGGTCAGCAGCAATTTGAAGCTACCTTTCCAGACTATGCCTACCAGACTCCGGATGGCGCTAAACAGGTGATGTATGTACGTCGACCCTTCGACACAGTCTTTCTTGTTGATCGCGACAATGGTAGTGAAGGGTTGAGCAGTATTGATGAAGTCAAGCAAATGATTGGTCAAGTTATCTACCTTGATACGGTCACTCCAATTGGTCGTGAGGCGGCTAGCAAGCGTGAGAATCTGAACGATCTTGCTAGCGAGCAGCAGAACAAGTTTGCTTTGGCTATTGCTGGGGTTTCAACGGCGTCACTTGTGCTTCCGGTTCGTCCAGTACAAGTGCATGTTGAGATGATGGGAATGCGAATCTTGCAAGAGCATATTTTGCAAGAACAAAACAGTACTGTTAAGGATTCGTTAAAAAACATTCAAGAATCAATAAATAAGTGGTTGCAAGAAGAATTAACAGATGAAAATGTTGAAAAACTCTACAAAGAGCTGCAACAAAAGCTGAAAGATTTATATACAGAGAAAGGTCTTGACCATGTTGCATCTGTTATTTCAGAAATTCAATTAGAGCCGGATGACCCGGATGACTTTTGGTTAAATAGATTTAAACGAAAAATTTTTGGTAAAAACCATGTAAGCGAATCACCGGTAGATGCAGTGATCAATCATATCAGAAAAAACATCGCTTCGATAAAAAATGTGAGCGATTTTGTAAGGAAGTTAAGGTTTTATTATGAGGATTGGCATGCTATGATGCAGCAACAATTATCTAACGTTGTTCCTTCTCGTCCGCAATCAATGTCAGAACCAAAATCGCCGCAGAACAATCTGAGTCTCTTTGAGTTGGTAACAGAGTTGGGTTACGAACGCGAGGTACCTGCACCGGGTAATTTGCCGAATGCACAATGGCCAATTGATCGATTTGTCTTTTCTTTAGCATCACTGTCAGGTGATAACAGAGCTAAACTGATTAATGAGGTTGGCCTGCATGCAGTCTTTAACCTCGTTTACAAGTTTGAGAAGGGTGAACATAAGCTGTTTCTTGATCATCCACCTAATCATGATCCGGTTAAGGCCTATCTAGAGACCGTTCAAGGCTTTGTTAACCCGATGCTTAGTGAGAGTTGGACTGCCATTCGTTATCTTCGGTGGTTCTACAACAATATTCAATACTATAGCAATACAAGCACTGAATCGAGAGGATCACCCATTGATCCACTGCGACATCTGAAGCTACGCTCCGAAAAGCCTTTCCTACGTATTGACAATGCTCGTTTGGGAACTGAGCACGCGAGTGATATTGAAGTACAACGTCTGATTGGATACAGTCCTTTACTTACCTCGGCGGAAAGGCACGATCCTGATAGTGTACTTTCTGATTTTGATAGCTACTACCATGTAGATACCGGAACCCCTAATCGAATAGATGTGCTGGTTATTAGCTTTGGTTATCGAATCGCCGATCTTCGCGACCTGCCTGAATTGAAAAAGGCATATGAGTATTTCATGAAGACCCAGAAGGAAACGCTTCATATTCATAAGAACTGGAGCGATGGCCGGTTGCCGGATTTGGTGTAG
- a CDS encoding vWA domain-containing protein, whose protein sequence is MHQSRSLLVLSIVVCIISICTVEPSIAQSGVEPLDLVLIIDHSGSMENPKYGRSDPHSMRFLAARMLIDLLNDEDRVGLILFSDNAEDYSDGLQLVQTGRGRLKENIAKMESQSTGDFTRYKDALELAGELLGETPANRRAAVIFLTDGAPTDMKQEEDYSTALDLFIDRNVPVFLLMLKPKEFDNNAVRNDTLQRISKTLQIFRDNKQTVIEIDDPASIARAFAKVITDLQPGVYIDVENPRGNPDRDQTIFQASVASSQRLADVTFVFYPNEGIFNQTPKITEQQRPNGVKEYDIQENENYVTARYKADVGTNIAGAWQFTANVPTESISAFTFFRSDIRIRPRYPGLKNPALIRGQNTLIGFTVDGVLQTQDVRLRVNLQQCPLDSRDQADSRVLPLEKGPDTTLWTILKDIGKDSEYVYVTVEFAPVNALSLWKCFTVRVLPNDPKMNVTITSVEHNSDGSFTVEANLPEGHKNTSMYVTGPSNYNDLVPFDGNRVQTKPLLTSGEYIVKVIAEVEYLGFNVALVDQQPETVPSFISLNESESQLAPTIRCDDRLLEGTIVLNAPFLLQPDEVRFQVSEISRDGRSVNTLSESSIALCPQGFMVADKKVRCPFQINLPDGMEAGQYRVNIKVDSDKHKVMFQSIPITFTVPQTGINISNTALDFDGPITPLRSAARTHVVLTGCRIENWPSITFIVESVRGSNQTYPSSYASLQPEPPSPDGDTRRYQVDVRFDSSLPPGEYEVSVQLKTDPPVMINPSPRIVVRGEKKSTVVELIAPPSDTFSAIWGFWLPFWQPTLTIPLTATVSFDDKIPVTYQPPRVELVKKDTERYSPDTFVTQWIDETRISKNTFIKTVELRLNRWLFFNSGTYTVTLTSDPVFSKDNEPKQLVVQVQVYGWWEYLWRGIVPAIIVLGIFFLVVFLVLYIFPVQHGKVIVDGREVKNLRKFNELRIRALPGRKIKVLSPSAKKVLRLGEKQVIDSKSVEYKPYTSGLAQFFLWLLLVLMVSPIFALS, encoded by the coding sequence ATGCATCAATCTCGATCTTTGCTTGTTTTGAGTATTGTAGTATGTATTATCAGTATATGTACAGTAGAGCCATCAATCGCTCAATCTGGAGTGGAACCGCTTGATCTTGTATTGATTATTGATCATTCAGGCAGTATGGAAAACCCGAAATACGGTCGATCAGATCCTCATTCGATGCGTTTTCTAGCCGCTCGTATGCTGATCGATTTGCTTAATGACGAAGATCGAGTAGGCTTGATATTGTTCTCGGACAATGCAGAAGACTACTCTGATGGTCTCCAACTAGTACAGACTGGACGGGGTCGCCTCAAGGAGAATATTGCAAAGATGGAAAGTCAGTCTACGGGAGATTTCACCAGATACAAGGATGCGTTAGAGCTTGCCGGAGAGTTGTTAGGTGAGACACCTGCAAATCGTCGTGCAGCAGTTATTTTCTTGACTGATGGTGCACCAACTGATATGAAACAGGAGGAAGACTACAGTACAGCCCTCGATCTGTTCATTGATCGTAATGTGCCGGTTTTCTTGTTGATGTTAAAGCCAAAAGAGTTTGATAACAATGCAGTCCGTAATGATACCTTGCAACGAATAAGTAAGACACTACAAATATTTCGTGATAACAAACAAACTGTAATCGAGATTGATGATCCGGCAAGTATCGCTCGTGCCTTTGCGAAGGTGATAACTGATTTACAGCCGGGTGTCTATATTGATGTTGAAAATCCGCGTGGTAATCCTGATCGCGATCAAACGATCTTTCAAGCGAGTGTAGCTTCATCGCAGCGTCTTGCTGATGTAACATTTGTTTTCTACCCAAACGAGGGCATTTTTAATCAAACGCCTAAAATTACTGAACAACAAAGGCCGAATGGGGTAAAAGAGTATGACATTCAGGAAAATGAAAATTACGTTACAGCTCGCTACAAAGCTGACGTTGGCACTAATATTGCAGGTGCATGGCAGTTTACTGCCAACGTCCCAACTGAATCGATTAGTGCATTCACCTTCTTTCGATCTGATATTCGCATTCGTCCTCGCTATCCCGGTTTAAAGAACCCAGCACTAATTCGTGGTCAGAACACTTTGATTGGCTTCACAGTTGATGGTGTGCTGCAAACTCAGGATGTGCGATTGCGTGTAAATTTGCAGCAATGTCCGTTGGACAGCCGCGATCAAGCTGACAGTCGTGTCCTACCGCTTGAAAAGGGTCCCGATACTACTCTGTGGACTATTCTGAAAGATATCGGAAAAGACTCGGAATACGTGTACGTCACGGTTGAGTTCGCACCGGTTAATGCGCTCTCCCTTTGGAAGTGCTTTACTGTTCGAGTACTACCGAATGATCCAAAAATGAATGTAACCATTACTTCTGTCGAACATAATTCAGATGGTTCGTTCACAGTTGAAGCTAATTTGCCAGAAGGTCATAAAAATACATCAATGTACGTTACCGGACCGAGTAACTATAATGATTTAGTGCCATTTGATGGGAACCGTGTTCAAACGAAGCCATTACTTACTAGCGGTGAATACATCGTGAAAGTGATTGCTGAAGTAGAGTATCTTGGGTTTAATGTTGCACTAGTTGATCAACAACCTGAAACCGTTCCATCGTTCATCAGTTTGAATGAGAGTGAGAGTCAATTAGCGCCAACGATACGATGTGATGATCGGTTGCTGGAAGGCACCATTGTGCTAAATGCCCCATTCTTGCTGCAACCCGACGAAGTTCGTTTCCAAGTGAGTGAAATTTCGCGTGACGGACGGTCTGTTAACACCTTGTCCGAGAGCAGTATTGCGCTCTGTCCACAAGGCTTTATGGTAGCTGATAAGAAGGTTCGTTGTCCCTTTCAAATCAATCTACCAGACGGGATGGAAGCAGGTCAGTATCGCGTGAATATAAAAGTGGACTCAGACAAGCACAAGGTAATGTTCCAGAGTATCCCTATTACTTTCACTGTACCGCAGACTGGAATCAACATATCAAATACGGCACTCGATTTTGATGGACCAATCACACCTCTTCGGTCAGCAGCGCGAACGCATGTGGTGCTAACCGGATGTCGGATTGAAAATTGGCCGTCAATCACATTTATCGTTGAGTCGGTGCGAGGGTCGAACCAAACCTATCCTAGTAGTTATGCATCTCTTCAACCGGAACCACCATCACCAGACGGCGATACTCGCCGTTATCAAGTCGATGTTAGATTTGATTCATCATTACCTCCTGGTGAATATGAAGTTAGTGTGCAGTTGAAAACTGACCCGCCAGTAATGATCAACCCTTCACCGAGAATAGTGGTGAGGGGCGAAAAAAAGAGTACAGTGGTTGAGTTGATTGCTCCACCAAGCGATACGTTTTCGGCGATTTGGGGATTTTGGCTGCCATTTTGGCAACCTACGTTAACCATTCCGCTTACTGCAACTGTGAGCTTCGATGATAAGATACCGGTCACTTATCAACCACCTAGGGTGGAATTGGTTAAGAAAGATACTGAGCGTTACTCGCCAGATACGTTTGTTACACAGTGGATAGATGAAACACGAATCAGCAAGAATACATTCATTAAGACAGTTGAGCTTCGTCTTAACAGATGGTTATTTTTCAATAGTGGTACTTACACAGTGACGCTAACAAGCGATCCTGTCTTCAGTAAAGATAATGAGCCAAAACAATTAGTAGTTCAGGTTCAGGTGTATGGATGGTGGGAATATCTGTGGAGAGGAATAGTACCGGCAATTATTGTTTTAGGGATATTTTTTCTTGTAGTTTTCCTTGTGTTGTATATCTTTCCTGTCCAGCACGGAAAAGTTATTGTTGATGGTAGAGAGGTGAAGAATCTTAGAAAATTCAACGAGCTACGTATCAGGGCGTTACCTGGTCGCAAAATTAAAGTATTATCTCCATCAGCAAAAAAAGTACTTCGTCTCGGTGAGAAACAAGTAATTGATAGTAAATCTGTTGAGTATAAACCATACACTAGTGGACTGGCCCAATTTTTTCTCTGGCTATTGTTGGTCTTAATGGTCTCTCCTATATTCGCTTTGAGCTAG
- a CDS encoding MFS transporter yields MLRNRVFTAVVSGHFMVDVLNSVGAVLLAVLAGPLGLSNQQIGLALTVYTLLGALSQPLFGWIADRLPGRTLQLAALGVAWMALCYTGVALAPNWTVLLPCFLLAALGSGLFHPIGTAGAAAAVPDKPASATAIFFFGGQAGLAVGPVLAGFVLTAAGTPGIIPIAVTAIIPATILLLAQQTVRSRRTSRAPAPATPQVWTALAIAVLIAFLALVVVRSSIQAVYQSFLPKLFSDRGWEPTVYGALAGTFMASAAVGNVLNGWMADRFGMRAATVWPLILSVPAGLACFLVTPLWVIFIACGLAGMLVGGQHSILVVHAQRILPVKQGLASGLILGFTFATGAFGTWLSGLLADIVGLETVMIGVTLLGLPAAALALTLPGRVHPAMVPAAVPAQGD; encoded by the coding sequence ATGCTACGGAATCGGGTCTTTACAGCAGTGGTCAGCGGTCACTTTATGGTCGATGTTCTCAATAGTGTTGGTGCCGTCCTATTAGCCGTGCTAGCCGGGCCATTGGGTCTGAGCAATCAGCAAATTGGCTTAGCGTTAACCGTCTACACCCTGCTCGGCGCACTCTCACAACCATTATTTGGCTGGATCGCCGACCGCCTGCCCGGACGCACGCTCCAACTCGCCGCACTTGGTGTAGCGTGGATGGCGCTCTGCTATACCGGTGTTGCCCTTGCTCCCAACTGGACAGTGCTCTTACCCTGTTTTCTCCTTGCTGCGCTTGGTAGTGGCCTGTTCCATCCCATCGGTACGGCCGGCGCGGCGGCGGCTGTGCCCGACAAGCCGGCGAGTGCCACCGCGATCTTCTTCTTTGGTGGGCAAGCCGGTTTAGCGGTAGGCCCAGTGTTGGCCGGTTTTGTGCTGACTGCTGCCGGGACGCCGGGGATTATCCCGATTGCCGTGACTGCGATTATTCCGGCGACCATCTTACTGCTCGCGCAACAAACAGTACGTAGTCGACGGACGAGTCGTGCTCCTGCCCCTGCGACGCCACAGGTCTGGACGGCACTAGCCATTGCGGTCTTGATCGCCTTTCTTGCACTCGTCGTCGTGCGTTCGTCAATCCAAGCGGTGTACCAGTCGTTCTTACCGAAACTGTTCAGTGATCGTGGCTGGGAACCAACCGTCTATGGCGCATTGGCCGGCACATTTATGGCCAGCGCTGCGGTTGGCAACGTCCTGAACGGATGGATGGCCGATCGCTTTGGCATGCGGGCTGCGACCGTGTGGCCGCTCATTCTGAGTGTTCCCGCTGGGTTAGCATGCTTTTTAGTAACACCGCTATGGGTCATCTTCATCGCCTGTGGGCTGGCCGGGATGCTGGTCGGTGGGCAACACAGCATTCTGGTCGTCCATGCCCAGCGCATCTTACCGGTCAAGCAGGGTCTCGCTTCCGGCCTCATTCTCGGCTTCACGTTCGCCACCGGCGCATTTGGGACGTGGCTGAGCGGTCTATTGGCAGACATTGTTGGGCTTGAGACGGTGATGATCGGCGTGACCCTGCTTGGGTTGCCGGCGGCGGCATTAGCGCTGACCCTGCCCGGTCGTGTGCATCCGGCGATGGTACCGGCGGCAGTGCCGGCACAGGGTGATTAA
- a CDS encoding amidohydrolase produces MKIIVLRNGTIYTLNPSQPVAQALAIRGERIIAVGDEATVRAAAGPQSEVIDLHGRAVVPGLTDAHVHIVLHGLARQQVRLTGCADFTAALDQIAVAAQRLPPGAWLRGNGWDHTLWGGCWPTRADLDRVCPDRPAMLDRKDGHSLWVNSRVLELAGITAATPDPDGGQIQRDEHGEPTGILLETAMELVRAIMPPPTRAERLAALRLAINEALSYGLTSLHVPPATNPADGPDTLIDLQALRAAGDLTIRVLVHIAGAHLDHAIGLGLRSGLGDDWLRIGGLKLFADGSLGSESAHMLAPYEGRDHTGIAVIPPAEMKEIVTRANAHGISVVVHAIGDAANRSVLDAIAAARPTAAHLALPNRIEHAQILAPTDIPRFAELGVIASMQPIHCTADMAMAERLWGTRCTTSYAWRSLLNAGATLAFGSDAPVETLDPWAGIHAATTRQTTDGTPVNGWYPEQRLTVAEALAAYCIGPAITEAAAERKGRLMPGMLADLAVLNNDPFQIPVSHLYTVHAELTIVGGTIVFERN; encoded by the coding sequence ATGAAGATCATTGTGCTGCGTAATGGCACTATTTACACCCTTAATCCATCCCAACCAGTGGCACAAGCGCTGGCGATCCGTGGCGAGCGGATTATAGCGGTGGGTGATGAAGCGACGGTACGGGCCGCTGCCGGCCCGCAAAGTGAGGTGATCGACCTGCACGGGCGGGCAGTAGTTCCCGGACTGACCGATGCGCACGTCCATATTGTGCTGCACGGCCTTGCCCGTCAGCAGGTACGCCTGACTGGCTGCGCTGATTTCACGGCGGCGCTCGATCAGATCGCGGTTGCGGCGCAGCGTTTGCCGCCGGGTGCCTGGCTACGAGGGAATGGTTGGGATCATACGTTGTGGGGAGGGTGCTGGCCCACTCGTGCCGATCTCGACCGGGTGTGCCCGGATCGGCCAGCAATGCTGGATCGCAAAGACGGCCATTCGCTGTGGGTCAATAGCCGCGTACTCGAGTTGGCCGGGATTACCGCTGCTACTCCCGATCCGGATGGCGGCCAGATTCAACGTGACGAGCACGGCGAACCAACCGGCATCTTGCTCGAGACGGCCATGGAGTTGGTGCGCGCGATTATGCCGCCTCCCACTCGGGCCGAGCGGTTGGCAGCACTGCGGTTGGCAATCAATGAGGCGTTGAGTTACGGTTTGACCAGTCTTCATGTACCACCGGCAACGAATCCGGCCGATGGCCCTGATACGCTTATCGATTTGCAAGCGTTACGCGCTGCCGGTGATCTTACCATCCGTGTACTCGTTCACATTGCCGGTGCTCATCTTGATCATGCTATCGGATTGGGATTACGCAGCGGGTTAGGCGACGATTGGCTACGGATTGGCGGCCTGAAACTGTTTGCCGATGGTTCACTCGGCTCCGAGAGCGCCCACATGCTAGCTCCGTATGAAGGGCGTGATCATACCGGCATCGCGGTCATTCCGCCTGCCGAGATGAAAGAGATTGTGACTCGCGCCAATGCTCACGGGATCAGTGTGGTAGTGCATGCCATCGGCGACGCCGCGAATCGCAGTGTGCTCGATGCGATTGCCGCAGCACGTCCGACTGCCGCCCATCTTGCCCTGCCCAACCGGATCGAGCATGCCCAGATTCTTGCGCCGACCGACATTCCGCGCTTTGCCGAGCTTGGGGTTATTGCCTCAATGCAGCCGATCCATTGCACCGCCGATATGGCGATGGCCGAGCGGTTGTGGGGAACGCGCTGTACAACGAGCTATGCCTGGCGTAGTCTGCTGAATGCCGGTGCTACGCTGGCGTTTGGTTCCGATGCGCCGGTTGAGACACTCGACCCTTGGGCCGGCATTCACGCTGCTACAACCCGTCAAACGACCGATGGCACACCGGTTAACGGTTGGTATCCTGAACAACGACTCACCGTTGCTGAAGCATTAGCAGCCTATTGTATTGGCCCGGCAATTACTGAAGCCGCTGCTGAGCGTAAGGGGCGCTTAATGCCCGGTATGCTGGCCGATTTGGCGGTGTTGAACAATGATCCCTTCCAGATACCGGTGTCTCATCTGTATACGGTGCATGCTGAGTTGACGATTGTGGGTGGAACAATCGTATTTGAGAGGAATTGA